One Cololabis saira isolate AMF1-May2022 chromosome 12, fColSai1.1, whole genome shotgun sequence DNA window includes the following coding sequences:
- the stat6 gene encoding signal transducer and activator of transcription 6 — MAQWMHMTQILQCLPDDTVSTLYPPSTFPIEIRHYEAEWIENQRWEDFTPENVEKECQAQALLDEITSRLHTTAQQNGNVVDRMKLTQIYRNMVMFQQQPLQFAVMVRDILRQERALITASNVQPCQPQQNRDVNMQEVDHLVLKVLELQEIRKKMHQLQEELNWERQNYESLPGSFQPNGLDSPKPDIQRVQTNIQNLEFNLQALSTKRFQVLRECVDCLDNCQTRYINRLKAWRWEQHKAIIGHPFDDNLNPLQTWCEQLLGINGNLRQELMLIGERISDLQERLGKLLQGLIESSLVVDKQPPQVIKTQSKFSTTVRYLLGEKVAPGKPVVLKAQIINELQAKNLGTLTSENVGELINNSAILEHNTATKSTCATFRNMSIKKIKRADRKGSESVTEEKFALLFSAEISITGCDTPYRIQMISQPVVVIVHGSQDNNALATIIWDCAFSEPDRVPFVVPDRVPWRLMCNTLNCKFTSEVQTQHNLDQYNQLFLAQKIFDKPDFTEDFSNMMVSWSQFNKEVLPGRTFTFWQWFEGVMDLTKKHLKTYWSEGLIFGFIGKQHLHLILKDRPNGTFLLRFSDSEIGGITIAYVTAAGNGGQRIQNIQPFTKRDLEIRTLGDRIRDINEITYLYPNLHKQDVFKKYYSTCPHASAGGYIPVTLTAKVGTEATNQAANMTSLPDNSLGGFTIDATCRTPGMAPLPDSPGSDFSMSQIQGPFGSLEIPSQMMNNPANSPGFPEHDPSNNTTDMDLDFFEALSA, encoded by the exons ATGGCCCAGTGGATGCACATGACACAAATTCTGCAGTGCCTGCCTGATGATACAGTGAGCACCCTCTACCCCCCCTCCACCTTCCCCATTGAAATCAGACATTACGAAGCTGAGTGGATTGAGAACCAGAGATG GGAAGACTTCACCCCGGAAAATGTGGAGAAAGAGTGCCAGGCTCAGGCTCTGTTGGACGAGATCACCAGCCGGCTGCACACAACTGCTCAGCAGAATGGCAATGTGGTGGACAGGATGAAACTGACGCAGATCTACAGGAACATG GTTATGTTTCAGCAGCAGCCTCTACAGTTTGCAGTCATGGTCAGGGACATTCTCAGGCAGGAGAGAGCTCTGATCACTGcg AGCAACGTTCAGCCCTGCCAACCACAACAAAATAGAGACGTCAACATGCAGGAAGTTGACCATCTGGTACTGAAGGTCCTTGAGCTCCAGGAGATCCGAAAAAAAATGCACCAGCTGCAAGAAGAGCTCAACTGGGAGAGGCAGAACTATGAGAGTTTACCAG GGTCATTCCAACCAAATGGACTAGATTCACCCAAGCCAGACATCCAGAGAGTCCAGACGAACATCCAAAATCTGGAGTTCAACTTGCAGGCTTTGTCCACG AAGCGTTTCCAGGTGCTCAGGGAGTGTGTGGACTGTCTGGACAACTGTCAGACCAGATACATTAACAGACTGAAGGCGTGGAGGTGGGAGCAGCACAAGGCAATCATAGGGCATCCTTTTGACGACAACCTTAACCCCCTTCAGACCTG GTGTGAACAGCTACTCGGGATAAATGGAAATCTAAGACAGGAGTTGATGCTAATAGGAGAACGGATCTCAGACCTCCAGGAAAGGCTGGGAAAACTTCTGCAGGGTCTGATTGAAAG TTCCCTTGTTGTGGACAAGCAGCCCCCTCAGGTCATTAAGACTCAGTCAAAGTTCTCCACAACGGTGAGATATCTGCTGGGGGAGAAAGTAGCACCTGGGAAGCCTGTGGTGCTAAAGGCGCAAATTATTAACGAACTGCAGGCCAAGAACCTGGGCACTCTAACAAG TGAAAACGTTGGGGAACTGATAAACAACTCAGCCATCTTGGAGCACAACACAGCCACCAAGAGCACATGTGCCACCTTCAGAAACATG TCCATCAAGAAAATAAAGAGAGCAGACAGAAAAGGGTCGGAGTCTGTGACAGAGGAGAAATTTGCTCTCCTCTTTTCCGCAGAGATAAGCATCACAGGGTGTGACACTCCTTACAGGATACAG ATGATCTCTCAGCCGGTGGTTGTCATTGTTCATGGCAGTCAAGACAACAACGCTTTGGCCACCATCATATGGGACTGTGCATTTTCTGAACCG GATCGAGTTCCCTTTGTGGTGCCAGACCGCGTGCCCTGGAGGTTGATGTGCAACACTCTCAACTGTAAATTCACCTCTGAGGTCCAGACGCAGCATAATCTAGACCAGTACAACCAACTCTTCTTGGCCCAGAAGATATTTGACAAACCTGACTTTACGGAGGACTTCAGCAACATGATGGTTTCATGGTCACAGTTTAATAAG GAGGTTCTTCCCGGTCGAACATTCACGTTCTGGCAGTGGTTTGAAGGAGTGATGGATCTGACTAAAAAACATCTGAAGACCTACTGGAGTGAAGG GCTGATATTTGGGTTCATTGGAAAGCAACATCTACACCTGATTCTTAAAGACCGGCCCAATGGGACATTCCTCCTCCGCTTCAGTGACTCTGAGATTGGAGGCATCACCATCGCTTATGTCACTGCCGCTGGAA ATGGGGGACAAAGAATCCAGAACATCCAGCCTTTCACCAAGAGAGACCTTGAGATTCGTACCCTCGGCGACCGCATCAGGGATATCAACGAGATAACATATCTGTATCCCAACTTGCACAAACAAGATGTTTTCAAAAAATATTACTCAA CGTGTCCACATGCATCTGCTGGGGGCTACATACCTGTGACTCTCACAGCGAAAGTTGGCAC AGAAGCTACAAATCAAGCTGCCAATATGACGTCTCTTCCTGACAATAGTCTTGGTGGCTTCACAAT AGATGCCACATGCCGTACTCCTGGCATGGCCCCTCTTCCCGACAGCCCTGGAAGTGATTTCTCCAT GTCTCAGATACAGGGACCGTTCGGCTCATTGGAGATTCCCTCTCAAATGATGAATAATCCAGCTAACTCTCCTGGCTTCCCTGAACACGA TCCTTCAAATAACACCACGGACATGGACTTGGACTTTTTTGAAGCTCTCAGTGCTTAG